In Bradyrhizobium sp. 1(2017), one DNA window encodes the following:
- a CDS encoding LysR family transcriptional regulator — protein MSAKEFSYNAPGHGAAQLRHLTIRQLRSLAALSAKGSVTAASSQLGLTQPAVTQQLRQLQDLAGLPLVQRTGDGMLLTEAGREVLALAERVEAAIMDCQGALDLLAGRTGGTVHLGAVSTAKYFVPHAIAAFSKRHPKIEIKLTIGNREEIREAMHGYDLDFAVMGRPPADVTVDVRQLGRNPHIIVARKGHWLEKDSGLNLTDLVHETFLTREPGSGTRTLMEGMFQKTDLEPIIGMEMSSNETIKQAVIAGLGIAFISAHTVAHELAEGRLVVLDVAGLPIVRQWYVIRRSDKVLLPPAQAMFDFLGSEGSNYLPDVPDFGER, from the coding sequence ATGAGCGCCAAAGAATTTTCTTATAATGCCCCCGGCCATGGGGCGGCCCAGCTCCGGCATCTGACGATCCGGCAGCTCCGCTCGCTTGCGGCGCTCTCGGCCAAGGGCAGCGTCACGGCGGCCTCGAGCCAGCTCGGGTTGACGCAGCCCGCCGTGACCCAGCAGCTGCGGCAGCTTCAGGACCTCGCCGGCCTGCCGCTGGTGCAGCGGACCGGAGACGGCATGCTGCTGACGGAGGCGGGCCGAGAGGTGCTGGCGCTGGCCGAGCGCGTCGAGGCCGCCATCATGGACTGTCAGGGCGCACTCGACCTGCTCGCGGGGCGGACCGGCGGCACGGTGCATCTCGGCGCGGTCTCGACCGCCAAATATTTCGTGCCGCATGCGATCGCGGCGTTCTCGAAGCGGCATCCAAAAATCGAGATCAAGCTCACCATCGGCAATCGCGAGGAGATTCGCGAGGCCATGCACGGCTACGACCTCGATTTCGCGGTGATGGGTCGGCCACCGGCCGACGTCACGGTCGACGTCCGCCAGCTCGGGCGCAATCCGCACATCATCGTCGCCCGCAAGGGACACTGGTTGGAGAAGGATTCCGGTCTCAACCTGACCGACCTCGTGCACGAGACCTTCCTCACCCGCGAGCCCGGCTCGGGCACGCGAACACTGATGGAGGGCATGTTCCAGAAGACGGATCTCGAGCCGATCATCGGCATGGAGATGAGCAGCAACGAGACCATCAAGCAGGCGGTGATTGCCGGCCTCGGCATCGCCTTCATCTCCGCCCACACCGTGGCGCACGAGCTTGCCGAGGGTCGGCTCGTCGTGCTCGACGTCGCCGGTCTGCCGATCGTCCGGCAATGGTACGTGATCCGCCGCAGCGACAAGGTGCTGCTGCCGCCGGCGCAGGCGATGTTCGATTTCCTGGGGTCGGAAGGGTCGAATTATCTGCCCGACGTGCCCGACTTCGGTGAGCGATAG
- a CDS encoding class 1 fructose-bisphosphatase, giving the protein MTGQLRLDDHLQRYSETAPHALAVAAAVDAIAVAAVEIADLIASGDFADASGLTTGRNSDGDLQRDLDVQADAILRRCLGRLPIAALASEEMREAQIVNRDGRICIAIDPLDGSSNIDINMTVGTIFSILPAPDDLSLAFHQRGSAQLAAGFVTYGPQTSLVLTLGEGVDVFTLDRKAGCFRLARSDVQISEACEEFAINASNRRHWDSPVRAFIDECLAGVEGPANHDFNMRWIGSLVAEAYRILTRGGVFLYPSDARPGYGDGRLRLTYEAHPMAMIIEQAGGSASTGRERILELSAQSLHQRVPLIMGSSNEVRRVEELHCDPLLVASVSAPLFARRGFFRV; this is encoded by the coding sequence ATGACCGGGCAACTCAGGCTGGACGACCACCTTCAGCGGTATTCCGAGACCGCACCCCATGCGCTCGCCGTGGCGGCCGCCGTCGATGCCATCGCGGTAGCGGCGGTCGAGATCGCCGATCTCATCGCCTCGGGTGATTTCGCCGACGCCTCGGGCCTGACCACTGGCCGCAACAGCGATGGCGATCTCCAGCGCGATCTCGATGTCCAGGCCGACGCGATCCTGCGCCGCTGCCTCGGCAGGCTGCCGATCGCGGCGCTGGCGTCGGAGGAGATGCGCGAGGCGCAGATCGTCAACCGCGACGGCCGCATCTGCATCGCGATCGATCCGCTCGACGGCTCCTCGAACATCGACATCAACATGACCGTCGGCACGATCTTTTCGATCCTGCCCGCGCCCGACGATCTCTCGCTCGCCTTCCATCAGCGCGGCTCGGCGCAGCTTGCGGCGGGCTTCGTCACCTACGGCCCGCAGACTTCGCTGGTGCTGACCCTGGGCGAGGGCGTCGACGTCTTCACGCTCGACCGCAAGGCAGGTTGCTTCCGCCTCGCGCGCAGCGACGTGCAGATCTCCGAGGCGTGCGAGGAGTTCGCGATCAACGCCTCGAACCGCCGGCACTGGGATTCGCCGGTGCGTGCCTTCATCGACGAATGCCTCGCCGGTGTCGAAGGGCCCGCCAACCACGACTTCAACATGCGCTGGATCGGCTCGCTGGTCGCGGAGGCCTATCGCATCCTCACCCGCGGTGGCGTGTTCCTCTATCCCTCGGACGCGCGCCCCGGCTATGGCGACGGCCGCCTCCGCCTCACCTACGAGGCGCATCCGATGGCGATGATCATCGAGCAGGCGGGCGGGTCGGCCTCGACCGGGCGGGAGCGCATCCTCGAACTGTCCGCGCAAAGCCTGCACCAGCGTGTTCCGCTGATCATGGGCTCGAGCAATGAGGTGCGCCGCGTCGAGGAGCTGCACTGCGATCCGCTGCTGGTCGCCAGCGTCTCCGCACCGCTGTTCGCGCGGCGCGGATTCTTCCGGGTCTGA
- a CDS encoding phosphoribulokinase, protein MSRKHPIISITGSSGAGTTSVKKTFEQIFFREKVNAAYIEGDAFHRYDRAEMRAQMAKEAERGNKHFSHFSPETNLFEELERAFRDYGETGTATTRHYVHDAEESALHGAPPGTFTDWERLPESSDLLFYEGLHGAVVTDKVNVARYADLKIGVVPVINLEWIQKLHRDRSARGYSTEAVTDTILRRMPDYIHYICPQFTETDINFQRVPTVDTSNPFIARWIPTPDESMVVIRFKNPRGIDFPYLLSMLPQSWMSRANSIVCPGAKLDLAMQLILTPLIMQLIERKRSLK, encoded by the coding sequence ATGTCCAGGAAACACCCGATCATCTCCATCACCGGCTCCTCCGGCGCCGGCACCACCTCGGTCAAGAAGACCTTCGAGCAGATATTCTTCCGCGAGAAGGTCAATGCTGCCTACATCGAGGGCGACGCCTTCCATCGCTACGACCGCGCCGAGATGCGCGCGCAGATGGCGAAGGAGGCCGAGCGCGGCAACAAGCATTTCAGCCATTTCAGCCCCGAGACCAACCTGTTCGAGGAGCTGGAGCGCGCCTTCCGCGACTATGGCGAGACCGGTACCGCGACGACGCGTCACTACGTGCACGATGCCGAGGAATCGGCGTTGCATGGCGCGCCTCCCGGCACCTTCACCGACTGGGAACGGCTCCCGGAGAGCTCCGACCTGCTGTTCTACGAGGGCCTGCACGGCGCCGTCGTCACCGACAAGGTCAATGTCGCGCGCTATGCCGATCTCAAGATCGGCGTCGTGCCCGTGATCAACCTCGAATGGATCCAGAAGCTGCACCGCGACCGCAGCGCACGCGGCTATTCGACCGAGGCTGTCACCGACACCATTTTGCGGCGGATGCCGGATTACATCCACTACATCTGCCCGCAATTCACCGAGACCGACATCAACTTCCAGCGCGTGCCGACGGTGGACACCTCCAATCCGTTCATCGCGCGGTGGATCCCGACGCCGGACGAATCGATGGTCGTGATCCGCTTCAAGAATCCGCGCGGTATCGACTTTCCCTATCTGCTCTCGATGCTGCCGCAAAGCTGGATGTCGCGCGCGAATTCCATCGTCTGCCCCGGCGCCAAGCTCGACCTCGCGATGCAGCTGATCCTGACGCCACTGATCATGCAGCTCATCGAGCGCAAGCGGAGCCTGAAGTGA